In Litorimonas taeanensis, one DNA window encodes the following:
- the hisA gene encoding 1-(5-phosphoribosyl)-5-[(5-phosphoribosylamino)methylideneamino]imidazole-4-carboxamide isomerase: protein MIIPAIDLIEGRCVRLYKGDFNQRTDYNEAPLDVAKRFAEEGATRMHVVDLDGAKHANSEQMELIIELAQESGLSVQTGGGLRDISQIKKLLDGGVERVVIGSLSVTNPQMVKFWLNEFGPEKVIIALDVNIDDNGTPIPATRGWVDAGTKSLWHVLDDYNGSGLHTVLITDIGRDGVLGGANVELYKEVRAQYPSLNLITSGGVGSLNDVKKLKALQPHGIIIGKALYENRFTVTEAVAC, encoded by the coding sequence ATGATTATTCCCGCCATTGACCTCATAGAAGGTCGTTGTGTTCGACTTTACAAGGGCGACTTCAACCAGCGAACAGATTATAACGAGGCGCCTCTGGATGTGGCCAAACGGTTTGCTGAAGAAGGTGCGACCCGTATGCATGTCGTAGACCTTGACGGTGCTAAACACGCTAACTCTGAACAAATGGAATTGATAATTGAGTTGGCACAAGAGAGCGGTCTGTCAGTCCAAACAGGTGGTGGCCTGAGAGATATTTCGCAAATTAAGAAGCTTTTAGACGGCGGTGTAGAACGCGTAGTTATTGGGTCTCTATCGGTAACAAACCCTCAAATGGTTAAGTTTTGGCTCAACGAATTTGGACCAGAAAAAGTTATCATCGCCCTTGATGTAAACATTGATGATAACGGGACTCCAATTCCTGCAACACGCGGCTGGGTTGACGCAGGTACAAAATCACTTTGGCATGTTTTAGATGACTATAATGGGTCCGGTCTCCATACAGTTTTGATAACTGATATTGGACGAGATGGCGTGTTGGGGGGAGCAAATGTTGAGCTTTATAAAGAAGTTCGTGCACAATATCCTTCACTTAACTTGATCACGTCCGGAGGTGTCGGGTCACTAAATGACGTGAAGAAACTAAAGGCCTTGCAGCCACACGGAATAATTATTGGTAAGGCGCTTTATGAAAACCGTTTTACAGTTACGGAAGCTGTCGCGTGCTAG
- the hisF gene encoding imidazole glycerol phosphate synthase subunit HisF, translated as MLARRIIPCLDVRDGRVVKGVQFRNHEDVGGILDLALRYRDAGADELVFYDITASVDDRSVSPDWVKAVSQVLDIPFCVAGGIKSVQAAGARLAAGADKISINSPALMNPELISELSHAFGKQCIVVGIDSFDDGGVYRVRSHTGDPDKQRETGRQTIDWVIEACDRGAGEIVLNCMNQDGVRQGYDIKQLKAVRSICPVPLIASGGAGEIQHFEDVFNEADVDGALAASVFHKDIIRIPNLKSNLISAGIEIRP; from the coding sequence GTGCTAGCACGGCGTATTATCCCTTGTCTTGATGTCCGTGATGGCCGCGTCGTCAAAGGCGTGCAATTTCGAAACCATGAAGATGTTGGTGGCATACTCGACCTCGCCCTAAGATACCGCGATGCTGGAGCCGACGAGCTCGTTTTTTATGATATAACCGCTTCTGTTGATGACCGCTCGGTTAGCCCGGATTGGGTGAAGGCTGTCTCACAAGTACTAGATATCCCTTTTTGCGTTGCTGGTGGCATTAAATCGGTACAGGCCGCTGGTGCACGATTAGCGGCAGGGGCTGATAAAATTAGCATTAATTCCCCTGCCCTTATGAATCCAGAATTGATTTCTGAGCTCAGTCACGCCTTCGGAAAGCAATGTATCGTCGTTGGAATAGACAGCTTTGATGATGGCGGCGTGTACCGTGTACGTTCTCATACTGGTGACCCAGACAAACAAAGAGAAACAGGCCGTCAAACCATAGATTGGGTCATAGAAGCGTGTGACCGCGGTGCAGGGGAAATTGTTTTAAACTGTATGAACCAAGATGGGGTTCGCCAAGGATATGATATAAAGCAATTAAAAGCTGTGCGCTCTATTTGTCCTGTGCCCTTAATTGCGAGTGGCGGCGCAGGTGAAATTCAACATTTTGAAGATGTGTTTAATGAAGCTGATGTTGATGGCGCCTTGGCCGCAAGCGTTTTTCACAAAGACATCATCAGAATACCAAACCTTAAGTCAAATCTAATTAGTGCCGGCATTGAGATAAGACCATGA
- the hisIE gene encoding bifunctional phosphoribosyl-AMP cyclohydrolase/phosphoribosyl-ATP diphosphatase HisIE translates to MTNILEQIDFDKGLGLVPAIIQDAKTLQVLMLGYMSKDSVEKTLNTQKVTFYSRSRQKLWTKGETSGHTLNLVSLEIDCDNDTLLVKANPIGPTCHEGTTSCFGNGGADGVGFLGYLDTLIKNRVGTSPEDSYTAKLLSGPLRRAAQKVGEEGVETALAAVAEDNAALLGESADLLYHLIVLLRAKGLSLNDAIEILQSRHK, encoded by the coding sequence ATGACCAATATTCTTGAACAAATTGATTTTGATAAAGGCCTGGGTCTCGTTCCGGCGATTATTCAAGATGCCAAGACTCTGCAAGTGCTTATGCTTGGTTACATGTCAAAGGACAGTGTTGAGAAAACACTGAATACTCAGAAAGTTACCTTTTACAGCCGGTCTCGTCAAAAACTCTGGACCAAGGGTGAGACCAGTGGCCACACGCTAAACCTTGTTTCCCTAGAGATTGATTGCGACAATGACACATTACTCGTGAAAGCAAACCCTATCGGGCCAACTTGTCATGAAGGCACAACATCTTGTTTTGGTAACGGGGGGGCAGATGGTGTTGGTTTTCTGGGATATTTAGACACACTCATAAAGAATCGAGTTGGTACTTCGCCAGAAGATTCCTACACAGCTAAGTTACTTTCTGGTCCCCTTAGAAGAGCTGCACAGAAAGTTGGAGAGGAAGGCGTCGAGACAGCCCTAGCCGCTGTTGCAGAAGATAATGCAGCTTTGCTCGGCGAAAGCGCGGATTTACTTTATCACCTTATCGTCTTGCTAAGAGCGAAAGGTTTGTCATTGAATGACGCGATTGAAATATTACAATCGCGCCACAAGTAG
- a CDS encoding phosphoadenylyl-sulfate reductase has product MSDTDILISGGQPLAPPEDSNIISLEDFAGHNSAEVLRVDGDTELAEIVPHLEKAKTIIVKFPAFTDGRGFSLGRILRQRAGFKGELIAEGPLIPDQYAYAIQCGYSAVKLDSILYERHSESHWFKALSAFGLTYQRGYAVHSGPATSILDARKTGFRDAETQDDPFHGLSAEMALKKACEAYEGQIVLASSLGVDSVVLLHMVSKIDPNLPVIFLDTGKHFRETLAYRDLLIEDLGLTNFQNIRPDPNELQSEDPTGDLHKSAPDSCCDLRKVRPLDKVIRTFSARITGRKRYQTPQRANMKMLETGGDQIKVNPLAYWSAKDVTDYIRRHDLPPHPMLALGYLSIGCQPCTTRVAAGEDPRAGRWRHSDKTECGIHFIDGKWEQVPTKKSYEVF; this is encoded by the coding sequence ATGTCTGATACAGATATTCTCATTAGCGGTGGGCAGCCTCTTGCACCGCCAGAAGATAGTAACATTATCTCTTTAGAAGATTTTGCAGGGCATAATAGCGCTGAGGTTTTACGTGTTGACGGCGATACTGAGTTAGCAGAAATCGTGCCGCATTTAGAAAAGGCTAAGACAATCATTGTGAAATTCCCCGCTTTTACGGATGGGCGCGGGTTCTCACTAGGACGTATCCTTCGGCAACGTGCTGGGTTTAAGGGCGAATTGATTGCAGAAGGCCCACTGATACCCGATCAGTATGCCTATGCCATACAATGTGGATATAGCGCTGTGAAGCTAGATAGCATATTGTATGAAAGACATTCAGAGAGCCATTGGTTTAAGGCCTTATCCGCTTTTGGACTAACTTATCAACGTGGATATGCGGTACATTCTGGACCAGCGACAAGTATTCTTGATGCGCGTAAAACTGGGTTTCGAGATGCAGAAACTCAGGACGACCCTTTTCACGGATTATCAGCGGAGATGGCGTTAAAAAAAGCCTGTGAGGCCTATGAAGGACAGATTGTTCTCGCATCTTCTTTAGGTGTGGATTCAGTAGTGTTGCTTCATATGGTCTCGAAAATCGACCCTAATTTGCCTGTGATATTCTTAGATACTGGAAAACATTTTCGCGAAACATTAGCTTATCGTGATCTCCTAATTGAAGATCTCGGCCTCACTAATTTTCAGAATATTCGGCCTGACCCGAATGAGTTGCAGTCTGAAGATCCCACAGGTGATTTGCACAAGTCTGCACCTGATTCCTGTTGTGACCTCCGCAAAGTACGTCCACTGGACAAAGTGATACGCACATTTTCAGCCAGAATTACAGGTCGAAAACGTTATCAAACTCCGCAACGTGCAAATATGAAAATGTTGGAAACTGGAGGCGACCAGATTAAAGTCAATCCTCTGGCGTATTGGTCAGCTAAAGACGTAACAGATTATATACGCCGTCACGATTTACCACCACACCCTATGTTGGCGCTTGGCTATCTTTCCATCGGTTGTCAGCCCTGTACGACACGTGTCGCTGCGGGTGAAGATCCGCGGGCAGGGCGATGGCGTCACTCTGATAAGACTGAATGCGGAATTCATTTTATTGATGGAAAATGGGAGCAGGTTCCGACCAAAAAAAGCTACGAGGTTTTTTAA
- a CDS encoding nitrite/sulfite reductase, with protein sequence MYRYDEFDAEMVSSRVDQFRSQVNRRLSGELTEAEFRPLRLMNGLYLQLHAYMLRVAVPYGTLNSTQMRKLADLADKYDKGYGHITTRQNVQFNWPQLTDVPDMLEELASVEMHAIQTSGNCIRNVTSDPYAGAIADEIEDPRPTCEILRQWSTLHPEFTFLPRKFKIAVIATEKDRALVRAHDIGIEIIKNAEGETGYRIIVGGGLGRTPIIGQVLREFLPRIELLPYLEATLRVYNRYGRRDNKYKARIKILVQETGIETFREQVEAEYSELVPLDIAVSPEEVSRITDYFAPPAFKKLEACEIKTKDSALARWMKHNVLPHKVDGYAIVNISLKPIERAPGDVTSEQMRVVADLAEKYSFSELRTTHQQNLVLPHVEISELENVYKALQAAKMGDANIGLISDIICCPGMDFCALATARSIPVSQAIAERFQDLEHQSVIGDMQIKISGCINACGHHHVGHIGILGLEKAGVEFYQVKIGGDPSENTALGQVTGPGFSQEELIDGIERMVDHYIEIREAKERFIDTVRRVGVEPFKEVLYV encoded by the coding sequence ATGTATCGTTACGATGAATTTGATGCCGAAATGGTGTCGTCCCGCGTTGATCAATTTCGTTCGCAAGTTAATCGCCGGTTGAGCGGTGAGCTTACTGAGGCTGAATTTAGACCTCTGCGCTTGATGAATGGACTGTATCTGCAACTCCACGCTTATATGTTAAGAGTTGCTGTACCTTATGGCACATTAAACTCTACGCAGATGCGTAAGCTCGCAGATTTGGCTGACAAGTATGATAAGGGCTATGGCCATATTACAACGCGTCAAAACGTACAATTCAACTGGCCGCAACTGACGGATGTTCCTGATATGCTTGAAGAGCTTGCTAGCGTTGAAATGCATGCCATACAAACATCAGGCAATTGCATCCGTAATGTCACGTCTGACCCTTATGCTGGTGCTATTGCTGATGAGATCGAGGATCCGCGTCCCACATGCGAAATTTTACGCCAGTGGTCGACTCTACACCCTGAATTCACTTTCTTGCCTCGGAAGTTCAAAATTGCGGTTATTGCGACAGAGAAAGACAGGGCATTAGTACGAGCCCACGACATCGGGATTGAAATAATTAAAAATGCGGAAGGCGAAACTGGATACCGAATTATTGTTGGGGGCGGTTTAGGACGGACCCCTATCATCGGGCAGGTCTTACGTGAATTCCTACCGCGGATCGAGCTGCTACCTTATCTTGAGGCAACGCTACGCGTTTATAATCGTTATGGCCGCCGCGATAATAAATACAAAGCTCGTATCAAAATTCTCGTTCAAGAAACAGGGATAGAGACCTTCAGAGAGCAAGTTGAGGCTGAATATTCAGAGCTTGTACCGCTTGATATTGCGGTTTCGCCAGAAGAAGTTTCTCGGATTACTGATTATTTTGCACCACCTGCATTTAAAAAATTAGAGGCTTGTGAAATCAAAACTAAGGATAGCGCTCTTGCCCGTTGGATGAAGCATAATGTTTTACCCCACAAGGTAGATGGCTATGCGATTGTGAACATTTCGCTAAAACCAATTGAGCGTGCGCCTGGTGATGTGACCTCTGAACAAATGAGAGTCGTCGCCGATCTAGCAGAAAAATATAGTTTTTCAGAACTCAGAACAACACATCAACAGAACCTTGTTTTACCGCATGTCGAGATATCTGAGCTCGAAAATGTGTATAAGGCCTTACAGGCCGCTAAAATGGGCGATGCCAATATCGGCTTGATATCAGATATAATTTGCTGTCCTGGTATGGACTTTTGTGCCCTAGCAACAGCGCGCTCAATCCCAGTTTCACAAGCAATAGCTGAGCGTTTCCAGGACCTTGAGCATCAATCAGTTATTGGGGATATGCAGATTAAAATTTCAGGCTGCATCAACGCCTGTGGTCACCATCACGTGGGGCACATAGGAATTTTAGGGCTCGAAAAAGCGGGTGTAGAATTTTACCAAGTCAAAATTGGTGGTGACCCCTCAGAAAATACGGCTTTAGGCCAAGTCACAGGGCCAGGCTTTTCACAAGAAGAGTTGATCGACGGTATAGAGCGTATGGTCGATCATTACATTGAAATTCGCGAAGCAAAAGAACGGTTCATTGACACTGTTAGACGTGTTGGTGTGGAGCCGTTTAAGGAAGTTTTATATGTCTGA
- a CDS encoding DUF2849 domain-containing protein, whose product MSTLKHKGKGPQALTANTLRDGLNVWLTPEFEWSMNYAEALITEDTALIDKMNTCGERDEVNNLVVGVYFIDVEPDTGLPARYREKFRVKGPTYDTATLVPLEIQKV is encoded by the coding sequence ATGAGTACATTAAAACACAAAGGGAAGGGGCCACAGGCTCTGACCGCAAATACGTTACGAGACGGCCTCAATGTCTGGTTAACGCCCGAATTCGAATGGTCGATGAATTACGCAGAGGCGCTTATCACTGAAGATACGGCTCTGATTGATAAAATGAATACGTGTGGTGAGCGTGATGAAGTTAATAACCTTGTTGTAGGTGTTTATTTCATTGATGTGGAACCTGATACAGGTCTGCCTGCGCGTTATCGTGAAAAATTTCGCGTAAAGGGCCCCACCTATGACACGGCTACACTTGTGCCACTTGAGATACAAAAGGTTTAA
- the cysG gene encoding siroheme synthase CysG — protein sequence MRYLPIHVDTKDTVIRVIGGGKAAEAKLRTLVKTEARLEVISSLISPEIKRWHNDNRVIWIEREFTASDINGAKLIYAATDDVSVNSEIAKLCSTQGVLVNAADQKDACAFITPALVDRSPVVISIGTEGTSPGLGRALKADLEKRLPSTLGALAKVTQELRKKVKRILPNLSDRQSFWANVFQGNALESQIRLDTVTFAKRVEHALEASPLEKIGHVVLVGAGPGNPDLMTIAGQQALHCADVVIYDRLVSEAVLELGRREAEYIYVGKTPHGPSVSQEAINDLIVHHAKQGKHVVRLKSGDPLIFGRADEEIQALRASDIPFKIVPGITAAAGAAAEITASLTSRGKNSAITFLTGHDMKGFAEQDWRALSQKGARAVVYMGVGASRFIQGRLHLHGAAADMPVTVVENATRSNQVIISSSLSQFVDDMASASINGPAVLMIGYEAHDALATPATLKEAS from the coding sequence ATGCGCTATCTCCCGATACATGTTGATACGAAAGATACCGTTATCCGCGTTATTGGCGGCGGCAAGGCTGCTGAGGCAAAGCTACGCACTTTGGTGAAAACAGAGGCGAGGCTTGAGGTTATCTCAAGTCTAATATCTCCAGAAATTAAACGCTGGCATAATGATAATCGCGTTATTTGGATAGAACGTGAATTTACGGCCAGCGATATAAATGGCGCAAAACTAATCTACGCTGCGACTGATGATGTTTCAGTGAATTCTGAAATTGCTAAACTATGCTCTACGCAGGGGGTTCTCGTAAATGCCGCTGATCAAAAAGATGCGTGTGCTTTCATAACGCCAGCATTGGTTGATCGCTCTCCAGTCGTCATATCAATAGGAACGGAAGGTACCAGCCCTGGACTTGGTCGTGCACTAAAGGCCGATTTGGAAAAACGGTTGCCGAGTACATTAGGTGCATTAGCGAAAGTGACGCAGGAGTTAAGGAAAAAGGTTAAACGCATTTTACCAAATTTATCAGATCGTCAGAGCTTTTGGGCAAATGTGTTTCAAGGGAATGCCCTGGAGTCACAAATACGTCTAGATACTGTGACATTTGCCAAAAGGGTTGAACATGCTTTGGAGGCATCCCCATTAGAAAAAATAGGGCACGTTGTTCTTGTTGGCGCAGGGCCAGGGAACCCAGACCTTATGACAATTGCAGGTCAGCAAGCTCTACATTGTGCTGATGTCGTAATATATGACCGCCTCGTTAGCGAAGCCGTATTAGAACTTGGTCGTCGTGAAGCTGAATATATATATGTTGGTAAGACACCTCATGGCCCCTCTGTGTCGCAAGAGGCTATTAATGATTTAATTGTTCATCATGCAAAACAAGGGAAGCATGTCGTACGTCTGAAGAGCGGCGACCCACTTATTTTTGGACGTGCAGATGAAGAGATTCAAGCTCTTCGAGCGTCAGATATTCCGTTCAAAATAGTTCCAGGCATTACGGCTGCTGCTGGTGCAGCGGCAGAGATCACTGCATCTTTGACATCACGGGGTAAAAACTCTGCAATCACATTCCTTACGGGCCATGACATGAAGGGGTTCGCAGAACAAGATTGGCGCGCTTTATCCCAGAAAGGGGCTCGCGCCGTTGTCTATATGGGAGTTGGTGCCTCCCGATTTATTCAGGGTCGTCTGCATCTTCATGGCGCTGCCGCCGATATGCCCGTGACAGTTGTTGAAAATGCGACAAGATCAAATCAAGTTATTATTTCTTCGTCTTTATCTCAATTCGTTGATGATATGGCGAGCGCCTCCATTAACGGGCCTGCTGTCCTAATGATCGGATATGAAGCCCACGATGCCCTAGCAACCCCTGCGACTTTGAAAGAAGCCTCATGA
- a CDS encoding helix-turn-helix domain-containing protein, translating into MARQKRQFCPEADALAEKLGQTILRLRTADKLSLGDLSDMSGVAKSMISQIEKNETNPSLATLSRLSLALGTSVEAMVSNDDGPDALVEKLFIKDIPLLKSEDGLCELRIIGSIDTVQWLQWYDFKAEVGGVLESSAHPDGSIENLSVLTGEITVEVAGQSWCVKSGETIRYKADREHKLTNTGTTPAHATMVNILAQLVRN; encoded by the coding sequence ATGGCCCGACAAAAACGCCAATTTTGCCCCGAAGCAGACGCTTTAGCCGAAAAACTTGGCCAGACAATCCTACGATTGCGTACAGCAGACAAATTATCACTGGGTGATTTATCAGATATGTCTGGCGTCGCTAAATCCATGATTAGTCAAATAGAAAAAAATGAAACGAACCCATCACTCGCCACACTATCTCGTCTCAGCCTTGCGTTAGGAACGAGCGTAGAGGCTATGGTTTCTAACGACGATGGCCCTGATGCCCTAGTCGAAAAACTGTTTATCAAAGACATTCCTTTACTAAAAAGTGAGGACGGTCTTTGTGAGCTACGGATTATTGGCTCAATCGACACCGTACAATGGCTACAGTGGTATGATTTCAAGGCAGAAGTAGGCGGAGTTTTAGAAAGCTCTGCCCACCCAGATGGTTCAATAGAAAACCTATCAGTGCTTACGGGCGAAATCACCGTTGAGGTCGCAGGGCAATCATGGTGTGTTAAGTCTGGTGAGACAATTCGATACAAAGCAGACAGAGAACATAAATTAACGAACACAGGAACGACGCCTGCTCATGCAACAATGGTGAACATTTTAGCACAATTAGTACGAAACTAA
- the thrC gene encoding threonine synthase, giving the protein MTYHSHLDKTISADFGDALLASLAPDGGLWMPDSLPFYTPMQTAELAAMNFWECAAELAEHFTDNAIEKDKLRALCKDAYNFDVPLKTLKGANLDVAMAESNDEYILELFHGPTLAFKDFAARFMGRSASELMKSSGQTRTILVATSGDTGGAVGDAFLGQDGIKVVILYPEGGVSKVQEQQLCTIGDVNSNVSAVSLQGSFDDCQQLVKDAFANQELAKKHNLMSANSINVGRVIPQSFYYFWTSLQIKAAHPGVPIVYSIPSGNLGNLTGGVIAKKMGAPIDRFVVGNNVNDPFVDYLKDGEYIPRASVPTLSNAMDIGRPNNFPRILDLMDKDFEAVSSLCWGASFSDQETERHLRRVFAETGYIMCPHTAVGHLAMNEFSKDVERPFIKVTVATAHPAKFADSVERIIGQEVPLPEALSKAMQKEKRVTKLEPNLSALSDYLDTL; this is encoded by the coding sequence ATGACGTATCACTCGCATCTAGACAAAACTATATCGGCCGATTTTGGCGACGCGCTACTGGCTTCTTTAGCGCCAGATGGCGGACTTTGGATGCCTGACAGTTTGCCCTTTTACACGCCAATGCAAACCGCCGAACTTGCGGCAATGAATTTCTGGGAGTGCGCGGCTGAGCTAGCAGAGCATTTTACAGATAATGCTATCGAAAAAGATAAACTTCGTGCGCTCTGTAAGGATGCATATAATTTCGATGTCCCTCTCAAAACATTAAAGGGTGCAAACTTGGATGTAGCAATGGCTGAATCCAACGATGAATATATATTAGAGTTATTTCACGGCCCCACTTTAGCCTTTAAAGATTTCGCCGCCCGTTTCATGGGGCGTTCAGCTTCTGAACTTATGAAATCATCAGGGCAAACACGTACAATTCTGGTCGCCACATCAGGAGACACAGGCGGCGCTGTTGGAGATGCCTTCTTGGGTCAAGATGGAATTAAGGTTGTAATTCTTTATCCGGAAGGCGGCGTTAGTAAGGTTCAAGAACAGCAACTCTGCACTATAGGCGATGTAAATTCCAATGTGAGCGCTGTGAGCTTGCAAGGGTCTTTTGATGACTGTCAGCAATTGGTCAAAGATGCCTTTGCCAATCAAGAATTAGCAAAGAAACACAACCTCATGTCCGCTAATTCTATAAACGTCGGACGGGTTATTCCTCAAAGTTTTTATTATTTTTGGACATCTCTGCAAATCAAGGCGGCCCATCCTGGGGTTCCTATTGTTTATAGCATTCCCTCTGGTAACTTAGGCAATCTAACAGGCGGAGTAATAGCTAAAAAAATGGGGGCACCAATTGATCGATTCGTCGTAGGTAATAACGTAAACGACCCTTTCGTTGATTACTTAAAAGATGGCGAATACATTCCTCGAGCGTCTGTTCCCACACTCTCAAACGCTATGGATATCGGAAGACCGAATAATTTTCCACGTATTCTGGACTTAATGGACAAAGACTTTGAAGCGGTTTCTTCACTTTGTTGGGGTGCCTCATTTTCAGATCAAGAAACTGAAAGGCATTTGCGCCGTGTATTTGCTGAAACGGGTTATATAATGTGCCCTCATACGGCCGTTGGGCACTTAGCAATGAATGAATTCTCTAAAGATGTTGAGCGTCCATTTATCAAAGTGACAGTCGCCACCGCTCACCCTGCAAAATTTGCTGATAGCGTTGAGCGCATAATTGGCCAAGAAGTTCCACTTCCAGAAGCCTTGTCCAAGGCCATGCAAAAAGAAAAACGTGTTACAAAGTTAGAGCCTAACCTAAGCGCATTGTCAGATTACCTTGATACATTGTGA
- a CDS encoding shikimate kinase, translated as MSNIGKSYTASRLAKSYNFELIEIDQLIQDEMGHSDMEAFAQWQGQPYSEGYAKREMESTALETRALEKAMNAEGSNIILDTPGSVIYTGEKTLKALQSTHYIVYISASDERVEGLKKQYFANPKPLIWREHYQKASHQSNEEAILTSFPKLLTARARTYEDLADITLPSEFILDAKNQVSDIFDFLKPAI; from the coding sequence ATGTCCAATATCGGAAAGAGCTATACCGCCTCACGCCTAGCTAAAAGTTATAACTTTGAACTCATAGAAATTGACCAACTCATTCAAGACGAAATGGGGCATAGCGACATGGAAGCATTTGCCCAATGGCAGGGACAGCCTTACAGTGAGGGGTATGCCAAGAGAGAAATGGAATCTACAGCTCTCGAAACTCGCGCACTTGAAAAAGCTATGAATGCTGAAGGAAGTAATATTATATTGGATACGCCTGGGAGTGTTATTTATACAGGAGAGAAAACACTGAAGGCATTACAATCCACGCATTACATTGTTTATATATCTGCGAGTGATGAAAGAGTTGAGGGGTTAAAAAAACAATATTTTGCAAACCCGAAACCCTTAATTTGGAGGGAGCATTATCAAAAAGCATCACACCAATCCAATGAAGAGGCGATTCTAACCTCTTTTCCGAAGTTGTTAACGGCCAGAGCTAGGACATATGAAGACTTAGCTGACATCACTCTGCCAAGTGAATTTATATTGGATGCTAAAAACCAGGTCAGCGATATATTTGATTTCTTAAAGCCAGCCATTTAA
- the hemH gene encoding ferrochelatase, with protein sequence MSSKIGLLLVNLGSPDAPTPAATRRYLAEFLHDRRVIDTSRWIWCPILHGIILRTRPAKSAKAYEKVWNEPEFSNQAVPVKLAPLVRITGAQAQALQEAFGEDVQVEYAMRYGNPSIEAALDALMEKGCMRVGVLPLYPQFAGATTASVFDGISKAIKARMDLPEIRFLRHYYDEPQYIKALSDSLTDHFATLDWKPEAIMASYHGLPQSYVDKGDPYQAECLRTTELLRQEMNVSEDYLFTTFQSRFGPKAWLQPYTDKTLEQMPKKGVKKIAVVMPGFSADCLETLEEIKLEASETFLANGGEKFTAVPCLNTRPDHLNFLKALSEQRLLNGWL encoded by the coding sequence ATGTCCTCAAAGATAGGTTTGTTACTTGTCAACCTTGGTTCGCCAGACGCACCAACACCTGCTGCTACGCGCAGATATCTTGCTGAATTTTTACACGATCGCCGCGTGATTGATACATCTCGCTGGATATGGTGCCCAATTCTACATGGTATTATCTTAAGAACACGTCCTGCTAAGTCAGCGAAGGCTTATGAGAAAGTTTGGAATGAACCCGAGTTTTCTAATCAGGCCGTGCCTGTTAAGCTTGCCCCACTTGTACGCATTACAGGAGCGCAAGCGCAAGCACTTCAAGAGGCGTTCGGGGAAGATGTGCAAGTAGAATATGCTATGCGTTATGGCAATCCATCCATTGAAGCGGCGCTAGATGCACTTATGGAAAAGGGATGCATGCGTGTAGGGGTTTTACCGCTCTATCCGCAATTTGCTGGTGCTACAACGGCGTCTGTTTTTGACGGCATATCGAAGGCTATTAAGGCGCGTATGGACTTGCCTGAGATTCGCTTTCTTCGACATTATTATGATGAGCCGCAATATATTAAAGCCTTGTCTGATAGTTTAACGGATCATTTTGCAACGCTAGACTGGAAACCAGAGGCTATTATGGCGTCTTATCATGGATTGCCACAAAGCTATGTTGACAAGGGTGACCCTTATCAGGCGGAATGCTTGCGAACGACAGAATTGTTGCGTCAAGAAATGAATGTGTCTGAAGACTATCTCTTTACCACGTTTCAATCACGCTTTGGGCCCAAGGCTTGGCTCCAGCCCTATACGGATAAGACTTTGGAACAAATGCCTAAAAAAGGGGTGAAGAAAATTGCGGTAGTTATGCCGGGGTTTTCTGCGGACTGTCTTGAGACCCTTGAAGAAATTAAACTTGAAGCCAGTGAAACATTTCTAGCAAATGGAGGTGAAAAATTCACAGCCGTGCCTTGTTTAAATACGCGTCCTGATCATCTTAATTTTCTTAAAGCATTAAGCGAGCAACGACTGTTAAATGGCTGGCTTTAA